GATCTAATCATCCACAAGCGGTCTGATTTTGCAAAAAATTTGTAAAAATTGACCGCTTACCTAATAACGGCACACGTGTTTGCACGCGTGCCTTTTCCGCTATTATAGGAAATAGAAAATGTCTAGAGAATTTAAACGTAGCGACCGTGTAGCTCAAGAACTACAAAAAGAGGTTGCAGTTATTTTACAACGAGAAGTAAAAGATCCTCGTATCGGTATGGTAACGGTTTCAGATGTAGAAGTTTCCAGAGATTTAGCCTATGCAAAAATCTTTGTAACCTTCTTGTTTGATAACGACCCTGAGGCGATTGCACAAGGTATGAAAGGCTTGGAAAAAGCCAGTCCTTATATTCGCACACTATTAGGCAAAGCAATGCGTTTGCGTATTGTGCCTGAGTTGCGTTTTATTTACGATGAATCCTTAGTAGAAGGTATGCGTATGTCTAACCTTGTATCTAGTGTGATCAAAAATGATGAAGAAAAGCATAAAGAGGACTAATTGTGTCTAGACCTCGTAAGCGTGGCCGTGATATTCACGGCGTTTTCCTATTAGAT
The sequence above is a segment of the Mannheimia bovis genome. Coding sequences within it:
- the rbfA gene encoding 30S ribosome-binding factor RbfA, whose translation is MSREFKRSDRVAQELQKEVAVILQREVKDPRIGMVTVSDVEVSRDLAYAKIFVTFLFDNDPEAIAQGMKGLEKASPYIRTLLGKAMRLRIVPELRFIYDESLVEGMRMSNLVSSVIKNDEEKHKED